From Hartmannibacter diazotrophicus, a single genomic window includes:
- a CDS encoding nuclear transport factor 2 family protein, with product MTMTMPGPIAKYFAADRTGGEAFADCFAETAIVRDEGQVHEGRAAILRWKSGASAKYSYTSEPFAIEQDGEKTIVLSHLTGNFPGSPIDLRYAFTLEGDRIARLEIGS from the coding sequence ATGACGATGACCATGCCTGGCCCCATAGCCAAGTATTTTGCGGCCGACCGCACGGGAGGCGAGGCCTTCGCCGATTGCTTCGCCGAGACGGCGATTGTCCGCGACGAGGGGCAGGTGCACGAGGGCCGCGCCGCAATTCTGCGCTGGAAGAGCGGGGCAAGCGCGAAATACAGCTACACCAGCGAGCCATTCGCCATCGAGCAGGACGGCGAGAAAACGATTGTCCTGAGCCACCTGACGGGAAACTTCCCCGGCAGCCCGATCGACCTTCGCTATGCCTTCACGCTCGAAGGCGACCGGATCGCGCGGCTGGAGATCGGATCATGA
- a CDS encoding SDR family oxidoreductase, translating to MTFDLGLSGKRALVTGGTKGVGAAVVETLLGAGARVMTTAREVPQVSASGLVSVAADVSTAEGCRLVADRVLGDFGGLDILVNVVGGSKAPAGGFAALDDEVWFGEINQNLMSAVRLDRALLPSMIAEGSGVIVHVTSIQHRMPLPEATTAYAAAKAALSTYSKSLSKEVTPKGVRVVRVSPGWVETEASVRLAERLAEEAGTDYEGGKQIIMKGLGGIPLGRPAQPKEVADLIAFLVSARAAAISGTEHVIDGGTIPTA from the coding sequence ATGACATTCGATCTCGGTTTGAGCGGCAAGCGAGCCCTGGTGACCGGCGGCACGAAAGGCGTCGGCGCCGCCGTCGTGGAGACGCTGCTGGGCGCCGGCGCAAGGGTGATGACGACCGCGCGCGAGGTGCCGCAAGTCTCCGCGAGCGGTCTCGTCTCGGTCGCGGCGGACGTTTCCACGGCCGAGGGCTGCCGGCTCGTCGCCGATCGTGTTCTTGGCGACTTCGGCGGGCTCGATATCCTCGTCAATGTGGTGGGCGGCTCCAAAGCGCCGGCCGGCGGCTTTGCCGCGCTCGATGACGAGGTCTGGTTCGGCGAGATCAATCAGAATCTGATGTCCGCCGTCCGGCTCGACCGCGCGCTTCTGCCGTCGATGATCGCCGAAGGCTCCGGCGTTATCGTCCATGTGACATCCATCCAGCACAGGATGCCGCTGCCCGAGGCGACGACCGCCTATGCCGCGGCGAAGGCCGCGCTCTCCACCTACAGCAAGAGCCTCTCGAAAGAGGTGACGCCGAAGGGCGTTCGCGTTGTGCGCGTCTCTCCCGGATGGGTCGAGACGGAGGCGTCGGTTCGTCTGGCCGAGCGGCTGGCCGAGGAAGCCGGCACCGACTATGAGGGCGGCAAGCAGATCATCATGAAGGGGCTTGGCGGCATTCCGCTCGGCCGGCCGGCGCAGCCGAAAGAGGTCGCCGACCTCATTGCCTTTCTCGTTTCCGCGCGTGCCGCCGCGATCTCCGGTACGGAGCATGTGATCGACGGCGGCACGATTCCGACGGCGTGA
- a CDS encoding heme ABC transporter ATP-binding protein, with amino-acid sequence MIEARNLTFAVAGRRLVEDVNLAATPGRLTIIIGPNGAGKSTLLKLLSGELRPSEGSVTYEGTDIGRLSAAQLARRRAVLPQSVTLAFPFTVEEIVLLGAEAGGARGRAAVALCEAMLADVGLGGWGVRLYERLSGGEQQRVQFARVLAQIPEPYRNGKTQFLFLDEPTSSLDIRHQIDLLERARRHARLGGGVIAIVHDLNLAAEFADRIAVLSQGRLIAHGPPQETLCEEVVARVFDVSGIVGRTPPEETPFVLTQARHPPSAD; translated from the coding sequence ATGATCGAAGCCAGGAACCTCACCTTCGCCGTTGCCGGCCGCCGGCTCGTCGAGGACGTCAATCTTGCGGCGACGCCCGGCCGCCTCACCATCATCATCGGCCCGAATGGCGCGGGAAAGTCGACGCTGCTGAAGCTGCTCAGCGGCGAGTTGCGCCCGAGCGAGGGCAGCGTCACCTACGAAGGCACCGACATCGGCCGGCTTTCGGCGGCGCAACTTGCCAGACGCCGCGCCGTCCTGCCGCAAAGCGTGACGCTGGCCTTCCCCTTCACGGTGGAGGAGATCGTGCTGCTCGGCGCCGAGGCGGGCGGGGCGCGCGGCCGCGCTGCTGTCGCGCTCTGCGAGGCAATGCTCGCCGATGTTGGGCTCGGCGGCTGGGGCGTCCGGCTCTACGAGCGGCTTTCGGGCGGCGAGCAGCAGCGGGTCCAGTTTGCCCGCGTCCTCGCGCAGATTCCCGAGCCCTACAGGAATGGCAAGACGCAGTTCCTCTTCCTCGATGAGCCGACGTCGAGCCTCGACATCCGCCACCAGATCGATCTTCTGGAGCGGGCACGCCGGCATGCCCGGCTCGGCGGCGGCGTCATCGCGATCGTGCATGACCTCAATCTTGCCGCCGAATTCGCCGACCGGATCGCCGTGCTCTCGCAGGGACGGCTGATCGCGCACGGACCGCCGCAGGAGACGCTTTGCGAGGAGGTCGTCGCCCGCGTCTTCGACGTCTCCGGGATCGTCGGGCGGACGCCGCCCGAGGAAACGCCCTTCGTCCTGACGCAGGCAAGGCATCCGCCTTCCGCCGACTGA
- a CDS encoding iron ABC transporter permease, whose amino-acid sequence MASHPTSQRRRNARLAILASALLLIGAAFMAVVTGPSNIPAGTILAALSGGADTLSARDAIILYDVRLPRAALGALVGAALAVTGAMLQGLFRNPLADPGIVGVSSGAAVAAVAAIVLGEGPLVGLALLLGHSFLPLMAFAGALLTTSLLYLLATRAGRTSIATLLLAGLAIAAIGNAVTGLVIFMADDQQLRDITFWTLGSLGGATWDRVSAILPFIAFLIATLPFVARGLDALALGESEAMHLGIGVETLKRVVILAVAAACGAAVAVSGIIGFVGIVVPHLLRLVMGPSNGPLLAASAFGGAALLIAADTVCRTIAAPAELPIGIVTALIGAPVFMSLLLRRRRLADT is encoded by the coding sequence ATGGCCAGCCACCCGACGAGCCAACGGCGGCGCAACGCGCGCCTTGCGATCCTCGCCTCGGCGCTGCTCCTGATCGGCGCGGCCTTCATGGCGGTGGTCACGGGACCCTCGAACATTCCAGCCGGGACCATTCTCGCGGCGCTTTCGGGCGGGGCGGATACGCTTTCGGCGCGCGATGCCATCATCCTTTATGACGTGCGCCTGCCGCGCGCGGCGCTGGGCGCTCTCGTTGGCGCCGCCCTCGCCGTCACCGGCGCCATGCTGCAGGGCCTCTTCCGCAATCCGCTCGCCGACCCCGGCATCGTCGGCGTCAGCTCCGGCGCGGCGGTCGCGGCCGTCGCGGCCATCGTCCTCGGCGAGGGGCCGCTCGTCGGGCTGGCCCTCCTGCTGGGCCACAGCTTCCTGCCGCTGATGGCCTTTGCCGGCGCGTTGCTGACGACGAGCCTTCTCTATCTGCTGGCGACGCGGGCCGGGCGGACGTCCATCGCAACGCTGCTGCTTGCCGGCCTTGCGATCGCCGCCATCGGCAACGCGGTCACCGGCCTCGTCATCTTCATGGCCGACGACCAGCAGCTGCGCGACATCACTTTCTGGACGCTTGGCAGCCTCGGCGGCGCGACCTGGGACCGGGTGAGCGCCATCCTGCCCTTCATCGCATTCCTGATCGCGACCCTGCCCTTCGTGGCGCGCGGGCTCGATGCACTGGCGCTCGGCGAATCGGAGGCGATGCATCTCGGGATCGGCGTCGAGACGTTGAAGCGCGTCGTCATCCTGGCCGTCGCGGCCGCCTGCGGCGCGGCGGTCGCCGTCTCCGGCATCATCGGCTTCGTCGGCATCGTCGTGCCGCATCTCCTGCGCCTCGTCATGGGCCCGTCGAACGGCCCGCTTCTCGCCGCCTCGGCCTTCGGCGGCGCGGCGCTGCTGATCGCCGCCGACACGGTCTGCCGGACCATCGCGGCCCCGGCGGAGCTTCCCATCGGCATCGTCACCGCGCTGATCGGCGCGCCGGTCTTCATGAGCCTGTTGCTGCGCCGTCGCCGGCTGGCGGACACTTGA
- a CDS encoding heme/hemin ABC transporter substrate-binding protein, whose protein sequence is MKLRRRDMSSLLLALPLGLLIAGGEGTARAGEAHPGAERIVSVGGAVTEILYALGAGERVVAVDTTSLYPPQATKLPQVGYMRQLAAEGVLSTGPDLILAEEGSGPATVLDILRESRVPVEIIPNDPTPEGIDEKIEAVGHAVGKNAEAKRLASAVADHFADLEKTVATVPDGERKRVLFVLSVAGGRIMAAGKDTAADAMIGLAGGINAADGFSGYKGMVDEAILTAAPDVILMMRRGEHAADAKETFAMPAFRTTPAAATNNLIAMDGNYLLGFGPRTPEAAYELASRLYPDRVAAR, encoded by the coding sequence ATGAAACTTCGCAGACGAGACATGAGCAGCCTGCTGCTGGCGCTGCCGCTCGGCCTCCTGATCGCGGGCGGCGAGGGCACGGCCCGGGCCGGCGAGGCCCATCCCGGCGCGGAGCGCATCGTCTCCGTCGGCGGGGCCGTCACCGAAATTCTCTATGCGCTGGGTGCCGGAGAGCGCGTCGTCGCCGTCGACACCACAAGCCTTTATCCGCCGCAGGCAACGAAGCTGCCGCAGGTCGGCTACATGCGCCAGCTTGCCGCCGAAGGCGTCCTCTCCACAGGCCCCGATCTGATCCTCGCCGAGGAGGGGTCCGGCCCCGCGACCGTTCTCGACATCCTGCGCGAAAGCCGCGTTCCGGTGGAAATCATTCCCAACGACCCGACGCCGGAGGGCATCGACGAAAAGATCGAGGCCGTCGGCCATGCGGTCGGCAAGAACGCTGAGGCAAAGCGGCTGGCAAGCGCCGTCGCCGACCATTTCGCCGATCTTGAGAAGACCGTCGCCACCGTTCCCGACGGGGAGCGCAAGCGCGTCCTCTTCGTGCTCTCCGTGGCGGGCGGGCGAATCATGGCGGCCGGCAAGGACACGGCCGCCGACGCGATGATCGGCCTCGCCGGCGGGATCAACGCAGCCGACGGCTTTTCCGGCTACAAGGGGATGGTGGACGAAGCCATCCTGACTGCCGCGCCGGACGTCATCCTGATGATGCGGCGGGGCGAACACGCGGCCGACGCGAAGGAAACCTTCGCCATGCCGGCCTTCCGGACGACGCCGGCCGCAGCCACCAACAATCTCATCGCCATGGACGGCAACTACCTGCTCGGCTTCGGACCGCGCACGCCGGAGGCTGCCTACGAACTCGCCTCGCGTCTCTATCCCGACAGGGTCGCGGCGCGATGA
- a CDS encoding TonB-dependent hemoglobin/transferrin/lactoferrin family receptor, protein MTTALAGSLGVAGTAPAFAQEAEAAGQCKPGVDCPTAEEILLDTITVSVNRTKKAPVNTLASVSVVRLNDDDTRPAATTYSDIFNGMPGVTARMDGDDPGASVNIRGLEGFGRVAMIIDGARQNFQQTGHGPNGAFYLDPSLLDEVTVMRGPVANAYGSGAIGGVVYMRTISPSDFLHDDETWAAKSRTVFGTNGAKAETGLTGAYRISDAFSVLGSFNVDRSSDFKDGDGDKVYNSGERIHAGLLKAEIKPADFHTVTLGYLGNQFDYDTGAETATQYDTSVYEQVASARWEYDNPDDRLFNIDASVFYTGTKKDETYLTGANVGLGRSFDIDTAGFNIANTSRFEAGGLAHAVTIGGDFFQDDVETWDEAGAGGDLYTPSGKRKAYGAFIEDAVSYSNWLEVIGGLRFDGYTLDSSAASTDGSRLSPKITVGVKPFEETVAAGLQIYGSYAEGYRAPSTTETLITGTHPGFASFNFLPNPNLKPETAHNFEIGVNYARNGIFTADDKLRLKAAWFHNRVDNFIDADFNFTGNWATSTYQYVNIGEGTLKGFEIEGMYDAGAYFGGISASVIDGTNEDTGEALATVPAAKIVTTAGMRFLERRLSLGAQLESVFAQDDVPSTVSPSDAYNLVNLFASWQATDNLSLGLEVKNLLDETYTEYLSDQPSAGVTVLFSLNARLGG, encoded by the coding sequence TTGACCACGGCGTTGGCAGGAAGCCTGGGAGTTGCCGGCACCGCGCCGGCTTTCGCGCAGGAGGCCGAAGCGGCGGGGCAATGCAAACCGGGCGTCGATTGTCCGACCGCGGAGGAGATCCTTCTCGACACGATCACCGTCTCGGTGAACCGCACCAAGAAGGCGCCGGTCAACACGCTGGCGTCGGTGAGCGTCGTTCGCCTCAATGACGACGACACGCGGCCTGCCGCCACGACCTATTCCGATATCTTCAACGGCATGCCGGGCGTGACCGCTCGCATGGATGGCGACGATCCGGGTGCGTCGGTGAACATTCGCGGTCTGGAGGGCTTCGGCCGCGTCGCCATGATCATCGACGGCGCGCGCCAGAACTTCCAGCAGACCGGACACGGCCCGAACGGGGCCTTCTATCTCGACCCGAGCCTGCTCGACGAAGTGACGGTGATGCGCGGCCCGGTCGCCAATGCCTACGGCTCCGGCGCCATCGGCGGTGTCGTCTACATGCGCACGATCAGCCCGAGCGACTTCCTGCATGACGACGAGACCTGGGCGGCCAAGAGCAGGACGGTCTTCGGCACCAACGGCGCGAAGGCGGAAACGGGCCTGACCGGCGCCTATCGCATTTCGGATGCCTTCTCGGTTCTCGGCAGCTTCAATGTCGATCGGAGCAGCGACTTCAAGGATGGCGACGGCGACAAGGTCTACAACAGCGGCGAGCGTATCCATGCCGGCCTTCTGAAGGCGGAGATCAAGCCAGCCGATTTTCACACCGTCACGCTCGGCTATCTCGGCAACCAGTTCGACTACGACACGGGCGCTGAGACGGCGACGCAATACGACACCAGCGTCTACGAGCAGGTGGCGAGCGCCCGCTGGGAATACGACAACCCAGACGACCGCCTCTTTAACATCGATGCGTCGGTCTTCTACACCGGCACCAAGAAGGACGAGACTTACCTGACCGGAGCCAATGTCGGTCTCGGGCGTTCCTTCGATATCGACACCGCCGGCTTCAATATCGCCAACACCTCGCGCTTCGAGGCGGGCGGTCTTGCCCATGCCGTGACGATCGGTGGCGATTTCTTCCAGGACGACGTCGAAACATGGGACGAGGCCGGGGCCGGCGGCGATCTCTATACGCCGTCGGGCAAGCGCAAGGCCTACGGCGCCTTCATCGAGGACGCGGTCAGCTACTCCAACTGGCTGGAGGTCATCGGCGGGCTGCGTTTCGACGGCTACACCCTCGACAGCAGCGCAGCCTCCACGGACGGCTCGCGCCTCTCGCCCAAGATCACCGTCGGCGTGAAGCCCTTCGAGGAGACCGTCGCGGCCGGCCTGCAGATCTACGGCTCCTACGCCGAAGGCTACCGCGCGCCCTCGACCACGGAGACACTGATCACCGGCACGCATCCGGGCTTTGCGAGCTTCAACTTCCTGCCGAACCCGAACCTGAAGCCCGAGACGGCCCACAACTTCGAGATCGGTGTGAACTATGCCCGAAATGGCATCTTCACCGCCGACGACAAGCTGCGCCTCAAGGCGGCCTGGTTCCACAACCGCGTCGACAACTTCATCGATGCCGATTTCAACTTCACGGGAAACTGGGCGACCTCGACCTACCAGTATGTCAACATCGGCGAGGGCACGCTGAAGGGCTTCGAGATCGAGGGCATGTATGACGCCGGCGCCTATTTCGGCGGAATTTCGGCCTCGGTGATCGACGGCACCAACGAGGACACCGGCGAGGCGCTGGCAACCGTTCCCGCCGCCAAGATCGTCACCACGGCCGGCATGCGGTTCCTGGAGCGGCGGCTCAGCCTCGGCGCGCAGCTGGAATCGGTTTTCGCCCAGGATGACGTGCCCTCGACCGTCAGCCCGAGCGATGCCTACAATCTGGTGAACCTCTTTGCGAGTTGGCAGGCGACCGACAACCTCTCGCTGGGTCTTGAGGTCAAGAACCTCCTGGACGAGACCTACACCGAGTATCTCTCGGACCAGCCGAGCGCCGGCGTCACCGTGCTGTTCTCGCTGAACGCCCGTCTCGGGGGCTGA
- a CDS encoding antibiotic biosynthesis monooxygenase family protein encodes MYIAMNRFRVVPGEEETFEAVWRNREGRLKDVPGYVEFHLLKGPKAEDHTLYASHTIWATYEDFVAWTKSEAFRQAHARAGEGKKNIYLGGPQFEGFEVVISEDGNGVRQEPIAPAA; translated from the coding sequence ATGTATATCGCGATGAACCGCTTCCGCGTCGTTCCGGGCGAAGAGGAAACCTTCGAGGCCGTCTGGCGCAACCGGGAAGGGCGCCTCAAGGACGTGCCGGGCTACGTCGAGTTCCATCTTCTGAAGGGCCCGAAGGCCGAGGATCACACGCTCTATGCCTCGCACACCATCTGGGCAACCTATGAGGATTTCGTCGCCTGGACGAAGTCGGAGGCTTTCCGCCAGGCCCATGCGCGGGCCGGTGAGGGCAAGAAGAACATCTACCTCGGCGGACCGCAGTTCGAGGGCTTCGAGGTCGTGATCTCAGAGGACGGCAACGGCGTGCGCCAGGAGCCCATCGCTCCGGCCGCCTGA
- the hutX gene encoding heme utilization cystosolic carrier protein HutX has translation MSAVETGQPAAADGLAAAVAALAEDPDGVVEAIAAKAGVSPRVVLDLLPEGAAVAIPAEKFADVWQAMTGWGEVLFLVHTADIVLECVGALPEGSFGHGYFNIHGDSPIGGHIKADRCAVIYFVDRAFHGRRSLSVQFLNGEGEAMFKVFVRRDSARELLPDQVAAFEALRVATSAA, from the coding sequence ATGAGCGCGGTGGAAACGGGGCAGCCGGCGGCTGCCGATGGATTGGCGGCGGCCGTTGCCGCCCTTGCGGAAGACCCCGACGGTGTCGTCGAGGCGATTGCCGCGAAGGCTGGCGTCTCCCCGAGGGTGGTTCTTGACCTCCTGCCCGAGGGGGCGGCCGTCGCCATCCCGGCGGAAAAATTCGCCGATGTCTGGCAGGCGATGACCGGCTGGGGCGAGGTGCTGTTTCTCGTCCATACCGCCGACATCGTGCTCGAATGCGTCGGCGCCCTGCCGGAGGGTAGCTTCGGCCACGGATATTTCAACATCCATGGCGACAGCCCGATCGGAGGCCACATCAAGGCCGACCGCTGCGCGGTGATCTATTTCGTCGACCGGGCCTTCCATGGCCGCCGGTCCCTCTCCGTCCAGTTCTTGAACGGTGAGGGCGAGGCGATGTTCAAGGTCTTCGTCCGCCGCGATTCCGCGCGCGAGCTTCTGCCCGATCAGGTCGCCGCCTTCGAGGCGCTTCGGGTGGCGACGTCGGCCGCCTGA
- a CDS encoding PadR family transcriptional regulator, whose product MRHKHFGGRCRHHSQEHGPTDHREGRPHHHRGGRGRGRLFDYGELRLLALAMFVEQPRHGYELIKAIEERFGGSYSPSPGVIYPTLSWLEDMGYIELVPEEGARKRYRITAEGGAFLEANRAAVDELRSRGGSSEGRGPGRPPAPVIRAMENLKTALRLKLREGQLDDETLQKIAAAIDAAAQTVERS is encoded by the coding sequence ATGAGACACAAACATTTCGGCGGCCGTTGCCGTCATCACTCCCAGGAACATGGCCCCACCGATCATCGCGAGGGCCGTCCTCATCACCACCGTGGCGGGCGCGGACGCGGCCGCCTCTTCGACTACGGCGAACTGCGGCTGCTGGCTCTGGCGATGTTCGTCGAACAGCCGCGTCACGGCTATGAACTCATCAAGGCCATCGAGGAGCGCTTCGGCGGCAGCTACAGCCCGAGCCCCGGCGTCATCTATCCGACGCTCTCCTGGCTGGAGGATATGGGCTATATCGAACTGGTCCCGGAGGAGGGCGCCCGCAAGCGCTATCGCATCACCGCCGAGGGCGGCGCCTTCCTGGAGGCGAACCGTGCGGCGGTCGACGAACTGCGCTCGCGCGGCGGATCGTCCGAAGGTCGCGGACCTGGCCGCCCGCCCGCCCCTGTCATCCGGGCAATGGAGAACCTGAAGACCGCCCTTCGGCTGAAGCTGAGGGAAGGGCAACTGGATGACGAAACCCTTCAGAAAATTGCCGCGGCCATCGATGCGGCGGCACAGACCGTGGAGCGCAGCTGA
- a CDS encoding DUF2218 domain-containing protein has protein sequence MNDQTSSPAAARSTAEVPTASASKYLQQLCKHFQHKVPATFNAYAGRISFPAGDCDLSADDGVLKMTVTAKVASDLAQLQDIVDRHLVRFAFREELKVVWQKA, from the coding sequence ATGAACGACCAGACATCCTCTCCGGCCGCCGCGCGCAGCACCGCCGAGGTGCCGACCGCGAGCGCCAGCAAGTATCTCCAGCAGCTCTGCAAGCATTTCCAGCACAAGGTCCCGGCGACCTTCAACGCCTACGCCGGGCGGATTTCCTTTCCGGCCGGAGACTGCGACCTGAGCGCCGATGACGGCGTGCTGAAAATGACGGTGACCGCCAAGGTCGCCTCCGACCTTGCTCAGTTGCAGGACATCGTCGATCGGCATCTCGTCCGCTTCGCCTTCCGCGAGGAGTTGAAGGTCGTCTGGCAGAAAGCCTGA
- a CDS encoding M20 aminoacylase family protein, giving the protein MNKLVEIKDLLPALVELRRDFHRHPELGFKEHRTAARVADELRALGLEVTTGVGGTGVVGVLRNGSSDRAVGLRADMDALPIVEATGLPYASQTPGVFHGCGHDGHTTMLLGTARHLARTKRFDGTVIFIFQPAEEGLGGGKAMVEDGLFERFPMNEVYALHNWPDLPAGTAATMPGPFMAAADVLEISVKGKGGHAAMPHETPDAILAASQLVAALHTLVSRRIHPADSAVLSISTISGGMTNNVLPGRVDLTGTVRTFDPAVQARIEQSIRSVAAGIGIATETTIDVEYRRGYPPTVNDPTCAEWMLEAAGVAGLKAELATKPSFGAEDFSYLLEHCPGAYLWLGQGRTDDEPPLHHASYDFNDDVIGDGIAVFTKIVEGRLSASD; this is encoded by the coding sequence ATGAACAAACTGGTCGAGATCAAGGACCTTCTGCCCGCGCTCGTCGAACTTCGACGCGACTTTCACCGCCATCCCGAACTCGGTTTCAAGGAGCACCGCACCGCGGCGCGCGTCGCCGACGAGTTGCGTGCGCTGGGGCTGGAGGTCACGACGGGCGTCGGCGGAACGGGCGTCGTCGGCGTGCTGCGCAACGGTTCGTCCGACCGGGCCGTCGGACTTCGGGCGGACATGGACGCGCTGCCGATTGTCGAGGCGACCGGTCTGCCATATGCCAGCCAGACGCCGGGCGTCTTTCACGGCTGCGGCCATGACGGCCACACGACGATGCTTCTTGGCACGGCCCGTCACCTTGCCCGCACAAAGCGCTTCGACGGCACCGTCATTTTCATTTTCCAGCCGGCGGAAGAGGGGCTCGGTGGCGGCAAGGCCATGGTCGAGGACGGGCTCTTTGAGCGTTTCCCCATGAACGAGGTCTATGCCCTTCACAACTGGCCGGATCTTCCCGCCGGCACGGCCGCGACGATGCCGGGGCCCTTCATGGCCGCAGCCGACGTTCTGGAAATCAGCGTCAAGGGCAAGGGCGGGCACGCGGCGATGCCGCACGAAACGCCGGACGCCATCCTTGCCGCGAGCCAACTCGTCGCGGCGCTGCATACGCTGGTCTCGCGCCGCATTCACCCCGCCGACAGCGCCGTTCTTTCCATCTCGACGATTTCCGGGGGCATGACGAACAACGTGCTTCCTGGCCGGGTCGATCTGACCGGCACGGTCCGCACCTTCGACCCCGCCGTCCAAGCGCGGATCGAGCAGTCGATCCGCTCCGTCGCCGCCGGCATCGGAATCGCCACCGAGACGACAATCGACGTCGAATATCGTCGCGGCTATCCGCCAACCGTCAACGATCCCACTTGCGCGGAATGGATGCTCGAAGCGGCAGGGGTGGCGGGCCTCAAGGCGGAACTCGCAACGAAGCCGTCTTTTGGCGCCGAGGATTTCTCATACCTTCTGGAGCATTGCCCCGGCGCTTATCTCTGGCTCGGACAGGGCCGCACGGACGATGAGCCGCCGCTGCACCATGCGTCTTACGACTTCAACGACGACGTGATCGGCGACGGAATCGCCGTCTTCACGAAGATCGTGGAAGGGCGGTTGTCCGCGTCCGATTGA
- a CDS encoding 16S rRNA (uracil(1498)-N(3))-methyltransferase, with amino-acid sequence MAHSDFRTPRLFLDAPLQPGATLPLAREQANYLLNVLRLKSGDAVLVFNGRDGEFRARIEASGRKSADLVAEEQTRPQPPAPDLLYLFAPLKHARLDYMVQKAVEMGVGRLQPVMTHHTQASRVNLDRMRANVIEAAEQCGVLHVPEVEEDVALVRLLDDWEASEPGRRLIFCDEGEDTTNPVPALSALGSGPLAVLIGPEGGFSQEERERLRALPFVTTIPLGPRILRADTAGVAALAVIQATIGDWR; translated from the coding sequence ATGGCCCATTCCGACTTCCGCACGCCGCGGCTCTTTCTCGATGCCCCGCTCCAGCCCGGTGCGACGCTGCCGCTGGCGCGCGAGCAGGCGAACTATCTCCTCAACGTGCTGCGGCTGAAGTCGGGCGACGCGGTGCTGGTCTTCAATGGCCGTGACGGCGAGTTCCGCGCCCGAATCGAAGCATCGGGGCGCAAGTCGGCAGATCTTGTCGCCGAGGAACAGACCCGGCCGCAGCCGCCCGCGCCGGATCTTCTCTATCTTTTCGCGCCGCTGAAGCATGCCCGGCTCGACTATATGGTCCAGAAGGCAGTCGAGATGGGCGTCGGACGCCTGCAGCCCGTCATGACGCATCACACGCAGGCCAGCCGGGTCAATCTCGACCGCATGCGCGCCAACGTGATCGAGGCGGCCGAGCAGTGCGGTGTGCTGCACGTGCCCGAGGTGGAGGAAGACGTTGCGCTCGTGAGGCTCCTCGACGACTGGGAGGCAAGCGAGCCGGGCCGGAGGCTCATCTTCTGCGACGAAGGCGAGGACACGACCAATCCCGTGCCGGCGCTCTCGGCGCTCGGGTCCGGACCGCTGGCTGTGCTGATCGGACCGGAAGGCGGATTCTCGCAGGAGGAACGCGAGCGACTGCGCGCCCTGCCCTTCGTCACCACGATCCCGCTCGGGCCGCGCATCCTGCGCGCCGACACGGCGGGCGTGGCGGCCCTTGCGGTCATCCAGGCAACGATCGGCGACTGGCGCTGA